The Kribbella sp. NBC_00662 nucleotide sequence CCGCCGAGGAACACCTGGTACAGCTGCTCGCTGCCCGGCTTCGGGTCGACGTACAGGGACTTGTCCGAGCGGAGTCTGTCGAGTGTCTCCAGGGCTTTCTGGCCGACCGAGTCGAAGCCGACCTTCTTCCCGTCGCCGCTGACGACGTCGCCGCCGAGGTCCCAGATCATCGGCCAGATCCGCCAGACCGTGTCCTCGTCGCCGACGCCCGGCCAGCCGGTGCCGAAGATGCCCTTGGCCGGGTTCGTCAGTTGCTTCGACGTGGCGACGAAGTCGTCCCAGGTCCAGCCGGCCTTCGGCGCCGGTATGCCGGCCGCGGCGAACAGCTTCTTGTTGTAGACCACGCAGAGCGAGTCGAGCAGGGCCGGCGCGGCCCGGACCTTGCCCTTCACACTGACCGCGTCCTTCGCGGCCGGCCAGTAGTCGTCGATCTTGAGCTGGCCGGTGAGATCGGCGACCTTCGGGCTCTTGGTCAGGCTGGCGAGGTCCGACCCGAAGATGTACGCGATATCCGGGTAGGACCCCGCCGCCAGACCGGCGGTGACCTTCTGCAGCATGCTGTCCGCGGTGACCCCGCCACCGCCGCCGACCACCTTGATCTTCGGGTGACTGCTGTTGAACGCGGTGATCAGCGAATCGATCGCGGCCTTCCCGGTGTCGACCTGACCGTGCCAGAGGTCGAGCGTGACGACGCCGTTGGCATCGGCGCCTTCGTCGTCGTTCTTGCCGCAGGCGGCGAGCGTTCCGACGGCCGAACCGGCGAGGGTTGCGGCGGCCGCGGCCCGGAGGACGTCGCGGCGGGACAGGTTTCGAGCATGCATGAGGGTCTCCAGAGCGATGGAGGAGGGATTCAGCAGGTCTTACGGACGTATCCGGGGTCACCCGGGGTCGAGACGTCCACGTCGCGCTGCACGATCGTCAACGTCCCGCCGTACTGCGAGCAGGCCGTCGAGCGGCCGCTGTCGGTGTACTCGATCACGATCACGTTGTTGCCAAAGGCATCGACGTAGTCACCGCACTCGTCGTACTGGCCGCACTCCTCGGCGACCGCGAAGTCCAGGCCGACCGCCTGCCGGGAACCGGCCAGCTCGACCGTGTTCTTCTGCGCGATGGCCAGGTTCTTGGCGTGTGCGTGGGTGGCGAGCAGCGTCAGGTACGCCTTCGCGTTCGCCGCGGTGAGCAGCTTCTTCGAGCGGGTGTAGCTGTCGTAGTTGTCCGGCTCGATCGCCTTGTACCCCTTGGCGGCACACCCGTCGATCCAGCCGTTGACCTTGGCGGCGATCCGGTTCCGCTTGTCCGCCGTACGGACGTCGAGCAGCGCTTCGCCCCAGTCCTGGTCGATGACGACCCTGCCCTTGGCGTCGCGGAGCAGCAGGTCGGAGTCCCACTGTCCTTGCTCGCCGGGCTGGACCTGGAAGGCGTTGACGTAGCAGATGTTGTAGAGCCCGGCCGCCGGTGCGGCGGTCCGGTCGCGGGTGACCACCTGGACGCCGGCGGGCGGCGTGTAGGCCCCGCCGATCTGGTAGTCGAACTTGGCGTGCGTCGGCGGCAGGGTGACGGCCGCGTCGGCCGAGGTCCGGGTGAGGACGATTCCTGTGACTGCCAGGGCGGTGGCCGCCGTTCCCGCGAGGAGACGGCGAGAGAGTCTGGACACGATTTGCTCCATCGGTCCCGGGGACGCGACCCCGCCTCGGGCCTCACCTGAACCCTGGCGCCGGAAAACCGGACTTCAGGCCCTCGGCCTGCTACCGGCTGGGTGCGTCACTGCCGAACAGTTAAGCGACGAGATGACCGTGCGGTCAAGGGAAACTTGCAAACAAGTGCGCGAATTCCGCCGGATAGTGCGGCACTGCGCATGGGAAGGGTGAGGGAAGAGCCAGGGAAGGCCGCCCTCCTAGCGTCCTCGGCAGACACCACTCACCGAGGAGGGGACCATGACCACCGCAACCGAGAGCCCGCGCCGCAACGGCGTCGACACCGCGACCCTGTTCGCGACGATCGACGCCGTCAAGGGCCAGAACGAGATCGCCAAGTTCCAGTTCCGGGCGAGCAACACCTGGGTGTCCGGGACGCACAGCCGCTCGACCGCGTCGGACTTCTTCGGCGCGATGCAGGAGCTCCGGCACAAGTCCGACACGGTGGTCGAGTTCGACCACCCTGAGGTCCTGGTCGGCACGGACCACGGGCCGACGCCGGTGGAGTACCTGCTGCATGCGATCGCGGCCTGCCTGACCGCCGGTGTCGCCAACATCGCCGCGGCCCGTGGTGTCGAGCTGACGAAGGTCACCTCGACCGTCACCGGCGACATCGACCTGCTCGGGATCCTCGGGCTGTCCGACGGCTCGGTCCGCAACGGCTACGAGCAGATCCGGGTCGCGTTCGCGATCGAGGGCGACGCGGACGAGGAGACGCTGCGCGGCATCGTCGAGCAGTCCCGGCGCCGGTCGGCGGTGTACGACGTCCTGGTCAACCCGACGCCCGTGGCGATCGACGTCACCTGCTCCTGACCATCGCCGTACCAGCCGAGGGGGACCGGGATGACCACCATCGACACCGTTGTGATCGGCGCGGGCCATGCCGGTCTCGCCGTCAGCCGGCTGCTGACCCGGGCCGGGCGCGATCATGCGGTCATCGACCGCGGCCGGATCGGCGAGAGCTGGCGCAGTGCGCGCTGGGACTCGCTGCGGCTGCTCTCACCGAACTGGATGATGCGCCTCCCGGACTGGGACTACCAGGGGCCGGACATCGACGGGTTCCTGCCGGCGGGCCGGTTCGTCCGGCACCTGGAGCTTTATGCACAGTCGTTCGACGCGCCGGTCGTCTCCGGTGCCACCGTGCTCGAGCTGTCCGGTCCAGGACGCAGTGGATATCGGGTGGTCACTGACCGAGGCAACTGGCGTGCGCGGCACGTCGTCATCGCGACCGGACCGGGGCTGCCTCGTGTACCTGCCGGGCTGCGTGAGGTCGTCACCGCGGCCGCCTACCGCAACCCGGCGCAGCTCGCGCCGGGAGGTGTCGTGGTGATCGGGGCCTCGGCTTCCGGCGTACAGATCGCCGACGAACTCAACCGGGCCGGCCGCGACGTGTACCTGTCGGTCGGCCGGCATACGCGGGTGCCGCGCTCGTACCACGGAAAGGACGTCTTCTGGTGGCTGGAGCGGACCGGGCGGCTGGCCCGCACCATCGACGAGGTCCGTGATCCCGCGGCCGCGCGGCGGGAGCCGTCGATGCAACTGGCCGGCCGGCCGGGCGAGCTCGACCTGGTCACGCTACAGGCCGACGGCGTCCGGCTGCTCGGCCGCTTCGACGGGATGGACAGGATGGACGGGAGCCGGGCGCGCTTCCGGGCGGACCTGGCCGAGACTGCAGCCGCGGCCGATGCGCGCATGTACCGCCTGCTGGACTCGTTCGATGACTCACGTGGGGAACGGCCACCTGCGCTGGTGCCGCCGACGACCCCGAGCAGTGTGGATCTGCGCCGTGCAGGCATCGGCGCTGTGCTCGTCGCCACCGGATACCAGCCTGACTACCCCTGGCTCCGGTTGCCGATAACGGGTCCGGACGGTCAGATCCAGCAGGTTCGCGGCATCACGGCAGCACCCGGGGTGTACGTCGTCGGCCAGCGCTTCCAGCATCGACGCGACTCGGCCTTCATCGACGGAGCCCGTCACGACGCGGCGTACGTCGTACAGCACTTGCTGGCGTGCAGTGCGGAGCCGGCCGCATGAGCGCGCCGTACGACGTACTGGTCGTAGGCGGCCGGGTCGCGGGAGCGTCGACCGCGATGCTGCTGGCGCGAGCCGGCGCCCGGGTCGCTCTGCTGGAGCGGTCCGCCTATGGCAGCGACACCGTGTCGACGCATGGCCTGATGCGGGCCGGCGTGATGCAGCTGTCGCGGTGGGGATTGCTCGATCGGCTCACAGGTACGCCGCCAATCCTGCGTACGACGTTCCACTATCGCGACCGCGAGCCCGAGCAGGTGGCGATCCGTGCTCTCTACGCTCCGCGCCGTCAACTCCTCGATCGGGTCCTCGTCGATGCCGCGGCCGAGGCCGGCGCGGAGATCCGGCATGGCGTGGCTGTCACCTCACTGCTTCGTGACGAGAGCGGTCGGGTCGCCGGCGTTCGCATGCGCGACGGTTCGGAGCTGACCGCCGGGATCACGATCGGCGCCGACGGCATTCGATCGACCGTCGCTTCGGCGACCGGCGCTCCCGTCGTACGCCGGAGTCGATCGCGCAGCGCCGTCCTGTACCGGTACTACGCCGGCGTGCAGGCAGCCGGCTACGAGTGGGCCTACGCACCGGGCGGGGCCGCGGGACTGCTGCCCACGACCGACGGGGCGACCTGTGTTTTCGTCGCGACCACGCCGACGCGGATGCGATCGCTGCGCCGCGACGGTGCCGAGCAGGCCTTCGCCACACTGCTCGCGGACATGGCGCCCAGCCTGACCGATCTGCTGATCCCGGCGACGCCGGTGGATCGGATGCACGGCTGGGCCGGCGCGGCTGGATTCTTCCGCCAGGCGTGGGGACCGGGCTGGGCGCTGGTCGGGGACGCTGGCTACTACAAGGACCCGATCACCACGCACGGGATGACCGACGCTCTGCGCGACGCCGAGCTGCTGAGCGACGCATTGACCGGGCCTGGTCCCGAGTCCGCGGCGCTGGCGAAGTACCAGGCGACCCGCGATGAGCTCTCGAGTGCGCTGTTCGAAGTGACCGAGTCGGTTGCGTCGTACACCTGGACTCTCGACGAGGTGCGGGTGCTGTTGCGGAAGGTCAGCTCGGCGATGAAAGCCGAGGTCACACAGTTCTCGCTGTAGAAGGGGATTCCGCTGACGCCTACGATCCGAGATGTGCAGGTCAGCGTGCAGCTGCTGGGCGGCTTTGTCGTCATCGTGAACGGTGCGCCGATCACCGCGGACCGGTGGACCCGGCGGGGTGCGGCAGCGCTGGTCAAACTGCTGGCCTTGGCACCTGACGGTCGGCTGCACCGGGACCGCGTCGTCGACGCCCTGTGGCCGGAGCTCACGCTGGACGTCGCATTGCCCCGGCTGCACAAGGCCGCGCACTATGCGCGCGGCGTGCTCGGTGATCGGGATGCCGTCGTACTGAAGGGTGAGGTGATCGCGCTGTTCCCGGGCGCGCGGCTCGAGGTCGACGCGACCACCTTCGAAGCTGCCGCCGAGGACGCTCTCGCCGAACCGCCCGCACCCGAAGCCTGCGCCGAGGTCTTGAAGCTGGCCGGTGAGCTGCTGCCCGACGACCTGTCCGAGCCGTGGCTGGAAGAACCCCGCGAACGCTTGCGTCTCCGGGTCCTGCGACTGCTCCGCTGCGCCGGCCGGTGGGAGGAGCTGCTGGCCCTGGACGCTGCGAACGAGGAGGCGCACGTCGAACTCCTCCGCGAATCCGTGCTCGCCGGAGATCGCACGAACGGGCTGCGTCGCTACGCCCGGATGGAACGAGTCCTGCACACCGAACTCGGCCTCGCACCAGGGCCTGAGGCCGTCGTACTGCGTGATCGTCTGCTGGCCGTTGATCCCGGACCGCATTCTCCGCCTGTCGCTGGAGTAGCCCGGGGTGCCGACCGGACGGATCTGGTCGAGCGCGACGCGGAGCTGGCGCAGCTCGGTGCGGCGTGCGATCTGGCCGTCGACGAGGGACGCGGTGTGGTCGTACTGGTCTCGGGGGAGGCCGGCGCCGGGAAGTCTGCTCTGGTGCGCGCTTTCCTCGACGGACTGAGCCCGGCCATCCGGGTGGCGGTCGGCGGGTGCGACGACCTGTTGGCGCCGCGCAGTCTCGGACCTTTCCGCGACATGGCCGAGAACAATGCCGAGCTGGCGGCGGCGCTGTCCGGCGATCTGCCGGCCGCCTTGCTGCGGATGTTCTCCGGGCGTCCGTCGGTCGTGGTGGTCGAAGACATCCACTGGGCCGATGACGCCACGCTGGATGCGGTCCGCTTCCTCGCGCGCAGGTTCCCCGGCATTCCTGCGGTGTTGGTGCTCACCTTCCGCGACACCGGGATCGACGCTGGTCATCCGCTCCGGCAGTTGCTCGGCAGTCTGACCGGTCCGTCCGTCAAGCGAGTGCTCTTGCCGCCGCTGAGTGTGGAGGCGGTACGACGACTGGGCGCGGTGGCTCCGGGCGAGGCAGTCGAGATTCACCGCGTGACGCAAGGGAATCCGTTCTTCGTCACCGAAGTGCTCGCCGGCGGCGGAACCGGTGTACCGCACACCGTCCTCGATGCCGTCCTCGCGCGGCTGGGCACCTTGTCGGCTCCCGCGCGGACATTGGTCGAACGGTTGTCCGTCATCCCGACCCGGACCGAGCGATGGCTCGCCGAAAACCTCGCCGATCCCGGCGTGCTGCTCGAGGTCGAGCGGTCCGGGATCGTGACCGGAACCGACGCGACCGTTGCCTTCCGCCACGAACTGGCCAGGCAGGCGATCGAGTCCGCGCTGACCGCAGGGGAGCGGATCCAGGCCAACAAAGAGGTGGTCGACGTACTCCTCGGGCGTCCAGAGGTCGAGCCGTCCCGGTTGGTGCACCACGCCGAGCGGGCCGGCCGGATCGACGTCATCCTCGAGTACGGTCCGGACGCGGCGCTCGAGGCTGCGCGGCTCGGTGCGCATCGGCAGGCGGTCGGCGTGTTGGACGTCGTACTGCGGCATCGTCACCTGCTCGCCTCACGGCTCGCGGCCGAGTTGCTCACCCGGCGGGCCTATTCGCTGTACGTCGTCAACCGGTTCGCGGCCGGGCTGGAATCCGCCGAGGCGGCTGTCCGGGCGGCCACGGAGGCCGGCGATGCTCTGCTGCTGGCCGAGGCGTTGCAGGTGCTGGCCCGGGTGGCGATGTTCGCGCGCGGTCCGATGCGGGCGCGGGAGGCGGCGGACCAAGCCGTCGAGGTGCTGGAACCGCTGGGTGACGATGCCCGGCTCGCGGCCGCGCTGATCGAGGTGGGCCGTGCCCACAGCAACCTGGCGACGGTCGCCATCGTCGCTGAGCCCAGCGAGCGCGCCGAGGCAGCAGCCGAACGGGCTCTGCAGATCGGGCAGCGTCTCGGCCGGCCCGAGCTGGAGGCGCAGGCCAGGTGCTATCTCGGTGATGCCCGCCTGGCCCGGGGAGATCCACGCGGCGAGGCGGACCTCCAGCGCGCGATCTCGCTGGCCGGGGCGGACAGCAGGATCGAGACGCTGGTGCGGTGCTACGTGAACGCGGCCGGCGGCGCCTATCGCAGCGGCCGGCTGGACGACGCGGAGAAGTACGTCGCCGGCGGACTCCGGGCCGCGGCCGACGGGGAGTTCTTCGCGGGGCAGTACCGGTTGCGGCTCACCACGGCCGCGGTACAGGCGAGCCGCGGGAACTGGGACCGCGCCATCGCCGACCTCCGGGACCTGCTCGACACACCGGGAGAACCAGGCGCGATGGCGACGCTCGCTCGGAGCCTCCTGGCCCGGCTGCTCGCGCGGCGCGGCGACGCGGAGGCCGGTGAGGTTCTGGCGGCTTCGCTCACCGATGAGGCGTTTGCGGACGACAGCTTCGTGTCGACGCGACTGGCGGTGGCGCAGGTCGAACTCGGCTGGCTCGACGGCTCGCTGGGTTCACTCACCGATGAGGTACGGCAGGCTCTCACACTGGCCGACGGACATCGATCCGTGCACGGCGAGCTGGCGGCGTATCTGAGCCGCGCCGGGATCGACGTACCAGCTCCGATCGACGCGCCTGGCCCGTGGGCGGCGACGCTGGCCGGCCATTGGGAGGAGGCCGCCGCCGAGTGGGGACGCCTCGGCGAGCGGTACGAACAGGCGGTGGTCCTGGCGACCGCCCCGGACCGTACGGCGCGAGCGCGGGGACTGCGTCAGCTCCGCGAACTGGGCGCGGTCAGCACCGTCCTCGCAGTCTGAGCCCATCCCTTGACGGATGGATTTAAACCGGTTTAAGTTCTGTTTAAACCGGTTTAAATGGAGGCTCGAGTGAGTAAGCGCCCGACGATCGCGGATGTGGCTCGCCGGGCCGGCGTGTCGAAGGGGTCGGTCTCGTTCGCGCTCAACGGGCGGCCCGGACTCGCGCAGGCGACCGTCGACAAGATCCTCGCAGCCGCCGACGAGCTCGGCTGGCGACCGAGCAACCGGGCCCGTTCGCTGTCGGTCTCGAAGGCGTTCGCGCTGGGCCTGGTGATCACCCGGGATCCGGCCGTGCTGTCGTCGGACCCGTTCTTCCCGGCCTTCATCGCCGGGGTCGAGAGCGTCCTGTCCACGCGTGGTCAGGCGCTGGTGCTGCAGGTCGTCATGGCCGGCGAGTCCGAGGAGGACGGGTACCGGCGGCTCGCGCGAGATGCTCGGGTCGACGGGGTGTTCCTCTCCGACCTCCGGCACGACGATCCGCGGATCGACCTGCTGGTCGAGCTCGGCCTGCCCGCCGTCACGCTGAACCGGCCGGACGGGGAGTCGCCGTTCCCGGCGGTCATCCTGGACGACCGGCCCGGGACCCGCGCTGTCGTCGAGCACCTGGTCGGACTCGGCCACACCCGCATTGCCCAGGTCGCCGGCCCGCCCGCCTTCGTGCACGCGACCGCCCGGGCGACGGCGTTCGTCGAGTCCCTCACCGCGGCCGGCCTCGAGCCGTTGACCGAGACCGGCGACTTCACTGCCGCTGGTGGAATCGAGGCCACCCGCCGGCTGCTCGCGCTCCCGGAGCCGCCGACCGCGATCTTCTACGCCAACGACCGGATGGCGATCGCCGGTCTCGGTGCCGCGCAGGCCGCCGGCCTGACCGTGCCGGACGACCTGAGCATCGCCGGCTTCGACGACAGCGAGCTCGCCGAGTACGTCCATCCCGGTCTGACCACCGTCCGCGCCGACCCGTACCGCTTCGGCGAGGCCGCGGCCCTCACCCTCAACCAGCTCGTCGACGGCGCCGCCGACGTACCCGACACCGAGCTCCCGCCCGCGCAGCTCGTCGTCCGCGGCTCCACCGCATCGCCCCCCGTGTAGTCCCCTGGAGGAAACATGAAGTTGCAAGCTGGACTGCTGGCCGTTGTCATGGCCGGCTCGCTCGTCGCGTGTGGCGACAGTGGCGGCGGCTCTGGTGACGCCGACGCCGCGGCCAAGGCACGCGGACCGATCACGATCTGGTACTCGAACAATGCCGAGGAAGTGGCCTGGGGCAAGCAGATGGTCGCGGCCTGGAACGCGCAGCATGCGGATCAGAAGGTCACCGCGCAGGAGATCCCGACCGGGAAGAGTTCCGAGGAAGTCATCGGTGCCGCGATCACGGCCGGGAACGCGCCGTGCCTGATCTTCAACACCTCGCCGGCGTCGGTGTCGCAGTTCCAGAAGCAGGGCGGCCTGGTGCCGCTCGATTCCTTCTCCGACGGCAAGTCCTATATCGAGGACCGGTCCGGAGACGTCGCGCAGCAGTACAAGTCCGCCGACGGCAAGTACTACCAGCTGCCGTGGAAGTCGAACCCGGTGATGATCTTCTACAACAAGAAGGCGTTCGCGAAGGCGGGCATCGACACCACCAACCCACCGCTCAAGACGTACGACGAGTTCCTCGCGACGTCGCGCAAGGTGGTCGCGGCGAAGGCCGCCAAGGTCGCCATCTACCCGGCGCCGAGCAACGAGTTCTACCAGTCGTGGTTCGACTTCTACCCGCTGTACGCGGCCGAGTCCGGCGGCAAGCAGCTCGTCGAGGACGGGAAGTCGACGTTCGCCTCGGACGAGGGCAAGAAGGTCGCTGCGTTCTGGCGGACCATGTACCAGGACAAGCTGGCCTCGCCGGAGAAGTACACCGGTGACGCGTTCGTCGACGGGACGTCGGCGATGGCCGTGGTGGGTCCGTGGGCGATCGCGACGTACAAGGGCAAGGTCGACTGGGGTGTCGTCCCGGTCCCGACCTCGTCGGGTAAGCCGGCCAACGAGATCCACACGTTCAGCGATGCGAAGAACGTCGCGATGTATTCGGCGTGTAAGAACCGTGGCACTGCCTGGGACGTGTTGAAGTTCGCGACCAGCCAGGAGCAGGACGGCAAGTTCCTCACCGCGACCGGGCAGATGCCGCTGCGCAAGGACGTCGCGACCACGTACGCGGACTACTTCACGAAGAACCCTGACTACAAGGTGTTCGCCGACCAGGCCTCCCGTACGGTCGAGGTGCCGAACGTGCCGAACTCGATCACGATCTGGCAGACCTTCCGCGACGCGTACTCGAAGTCGGTCATCTTCGGCCAGCAGGACCCGGGTCAGGCGTTGGACGAGGCCGCACAGAAGGTCGATCAGCTCGTCAAGCAGTCATGAGGCGCGGACCGCTCACCCGAGTCATGGGTGAGCATCCGGTCGGCACAGCGTTCGTCACGCCGTACGTCGTGTTCCTGGCCGCGGTGTTCGCGTATCCGCTCGGGTTCGCCGTCTACATGTCCTTCCACGACTACTTCTTCGCCGCACCGGGCGCGATCGTGGACCGCCCGTTCGTGGGATTCGACAACTACGTCGCAGTGTTGTCGGATCCCGCGGTACGGCGGGCGTTCCTGAACGTGCTGATCTTCCTGGTGATCAACGTCCCGCTGACCGTCATCCTGTCGCTCGGGCTGGCGAACGCGTTGAACGCCGCGATCCGCTGGCGCACGTTCTTCCGGGTCTCGTACTACGTTCCGTACGTCACCGCGAGCGTTGCGGTCGTCGGAGTATGGCTGTTCCTGTTCAACTCCAACGGCCTGGTCAACTCGATCCTCGGACCACTAGCCCCGGATCCGTCCTGGCTGGTGAACTCCAAGCTCGCGATGCCGACCGTCGCCATCTACGTGACCTGGAAACAGCTCGGCTTCTTCATCCTGCTGTATCTGGCCGCGCTGCAGAACGTGTCCAAGGATCTCTACGAAGCGGCGTCGATGGACGGCGCGGGGCGTTGGAAGTCGTTCCTCAACGTGACGGTGCCCGGTGTGCGGCCGGCGACCACCTTGGTCGTGTTGCTCGCGACGGTGACCGGCGCGAACCTCTTCACCGAGCCGTACCTGTTGACCGGAGGCGGCGGTCCGGACGGAGCATCCGCGTCACCGGTCCTGATCATGTACCAGCGCGGAATCGAGCAAGGCAATCCCGACGTCGGGTCGGCGATCGGAGTGTTGCTGGTGATCGGCGTACTGCTGCTCGCGCTCATCGAACGACGATTCGTGGGGAGGGAGGAGGACTGATGAAGCTCAAGTTCGTCGGGCTGCTGGTCGGCGCCTTCGTGTTCCTGTTCCCCTTCTACTACATGCTGATCGGCTCGTTGCAGACCGAGCCGGACCCGTCCGTGGCCGGTGCGCTGCCGAACCCCGGCAACCTCACGCTGCACAACTACAGTGAGATCAACAAGTCGATCCATCTCGGCCGGTCCTTGATCAACTCCGGCATCTTCACCGGCGGCGTGATCCTCGGGACGCTGGTCTTCGGCGTGCTGGCCGGCTACGCGCTGGCGCGGCTGCAATTCCGCGGCCGCGGGCTGGTGTTCAACCTGATGCTGCTCATCCAGGTCGTGCCGTTCCAGCTGCTGACGATTCCTCTGTATGTGCTGATCGTGCGCAGCTACGGACTCGCTGATTCCTACCTCGGCATGATCCTGCCGTTCCTGATCAACTCGACCGCGGTGTTCGTGTTCCGGCAGTACTTCCTGCAGTTGCCGGCCGAGCTGTTCGACGCGGCCCGCATCGACGGCGCATCCGAGCTCAGCATCCTGTGGCGCGTCGCCGTACCGCTGGTGCGGCCGGCGCTGTTGACCGGCGTACTGCTGACGTTCATCGGGCCGTGGAACGAGTTCCTCTGGCCGTTCCTGATCACCAAGCAGCAGGACCTGCAGCCGTTGGCGGTTTCGCTGTCCAACTACCTGACCACGGTGTCCGCACGGGCGGCCAACCCGTTCGGTGCGGTGCTCGCCGGGGCGTGTGTGCTCGCGGCGCCGGCGGT carries:
- a CDS encoding carbohydrate ABC transporter permease; translated protein: MKLKFVGLLVGAFVFLFPFYYMLIGSLQTEPDPSVAGALPNPGNLTLHNYSEINKSIHLGRSLINSGIFTGGVILGTLVFGVLAGYALARLQFRGRGLVFNLMLLIQVVPFQLLTIPLYVLIVRSYGLADSYLGMILPFLINSTAVFVFRQYFLQLPAELFDAARIDGASELSILWRVAVPLVRPALLTGVLLTFIGPWNEFLWPFLITKQQDLQPLAVSLSNYLTTVSARAANPFGAVLAGACVLAAPAVTLFIIFQRRFISTNLSSGVKG
- a CDS encoding carbohydrate ABC transporter permease — encoded protein: MRRGPLTRVMGEHPVGTAFVTPYVVFLAAVFAYPLGFAVYMSFHDYFFAAPGAIVDRPFVGFDNYVAVLSDPAVRRAFLNVLIFLVINVPLTVILSLGLANALNAAIRWRTFFRVSYYVPYVTASVAVVGVWLFLFNSNGLVNSILGPLAPDPSWLVNSKLAMPTVAIYVTWKQLGFFILLYLAALQNVSKDLYEAASMDGAGRWKSFLNVTVPGVRPATTLVVLLATVTGANLFTEPYLLTGGGGPDGASASPVLIMYQRGIEQGNPDVGSAIGVLLVIGVLLLALIERRFVGREED